GCGGGCGCCATAGCCTCCGGGGACCTCCTGGCGGTCCTACCAATCGCAGAGGCGGCCGCTAGGCACCTCGGGCTGTCGATCGACTGGGAAAGCGATGACGGCGTGGCAACGCTGCACGCGGCTCTCAACGGCTACGCCCGCGCCCGGACCGGGGCCGTCCAGAAGGACGCAGGGGCCGTCGTCGAGACCCCGGCGATGCCGACGCCTGTGGCGGTGCCCCAGGAGACCCCTAGGACCCCGCAGGCTGTGAAGATGCTCCGGGACGTAGTGCCCCTGTGGATGCAACGTGCCCGGCCCGGTAGGGACGGGCAAGAGCGCACCGAACGCGCCTTAAGACTTCTGGAGAAGTCGGGGCAGAACTACCCGCTGAAGTCGATGACCAAGGCGCACGGGTTCGCATTGCAGGCATGGCTTCTCGACAACGATGCAAGGGGCTTCGGTGATAAGACCGCCCACAACTACGCAGGGTGTCTCCTAGCGCTGCTGAACATCGCTGTGCGTGCGGACTTGATCGATAAGAATCCATGGCCCGATCTGGCCGACTTTGAGGTGAAGGGCAGCAAAAAGCGCGAAGACTTCACTGACGAAGAGCTTAAGAAGCTGTTCGGGTCCAAGCTGTTCACCGAGGGGCAATGGCCTGTCGTCCAGGGGATCGACCCCCAAGACGCTTACTACGCACTGCTGCTGTCGCTGTGGTGCGGAGCCCGCATCAGTGAGATTGCACAGCTTGAAACTGCGGACGTGATGGTCGAGAACGGCATTGACCTATTCCGCATCCACGCTGAGGCAGAAGGCTCAAAGGTCAAGACCGAGGAAAGCCGGCGCAAGGTGCCTATAAGCGCCGAGTGCATCCGCCTCGGCTTCTTGGAGTTCGTGCAAGCACGCCAAGACGCCGGGGACACAAAGCTGTTCCCAACATTCCACAAGGGGGGCAAGGTAGCCTCCGGAGACGTGTTCGGCGAGTGGATGAGGGTCTACCGTGAGGCGGTTGGCACACCTCCTGGAGTATTGAACGGGCACCATAAATTCCGCCACACCATCCGCAGCCGGCTCGCTGCGTTTGACGTGGGTGTGGAGAAGGGTGACGCGCTTACAGGCCATGCGGCGCGGGGAAGTTCAGGCCGCACGGCCTACACGCACGTCAAGCCCGAAGAAGTGCGTGTTTCATTGAACCGGGTGACTTTCCCGTTCGAACTACACCGCGTCTACCAACGACGTCAAGCATAAGCCCCTGGTGTTGCGCGAAGGTCGTGAAGCGTTCTACTGAGCGCAGTTCGCTCGACGACAAGAGGTTGGAAAGCCCCTAAATTCGCGGCCTCAACACCGCCAAACCGAAAACCAACCAATGACCACGCAAATGCACAACCCCGCCGACTTCACTGCAGACCAACGCAACCGCATCGAGGCCCTGCGCCGTGATCTGGTCCAGCGCACACACCGCACCATCACTACCGAGTACGGCGCCACCGACTGCGGGCAACTGTGGGCCGCGCTGTGCGTCGAGTCGCTGCCAGAGGGCGCCCCAGGAACCCCAGGACCCCTGGTGTCCATCTTGGTGGGCTCAGGCATTCCCGTAGGCGCTGCGGTCATGGGGGCCGATGGATCGTCAGTGGAACCCAGCGCCGAATTCGCAGAGGCGATCAAGGCTGCGAGATTCGCGGGCATGCGGGAATGGCGTGCGATGACCTCGCCGCACATCACGCGGGTCCACTGAGGGCCAGACACCCGAAACACGTTGAAGCCCCGGGGCCCGCTGGTCCCGAGTTTCCTGAGAACCAAGTGAGCCTCACGACCCGCAAGACTGCGAAAACTTCGACGCGCGACACGTCGCCACGAGGTAAGGAGGAACACGCCTACAAGCTCAGAGAGCGCGTGGCTGCCCGCCAGACCGCCAAGGCCATCCGTGAGGGTCTGCCGGTCCCCATGCTGTACCCGCTGCGCCCGTCGTCCTTCCTGCAGGCCGACATAGACCGGGAGGCCACGAAAGCCGCAGAGTCCGAGGCGTTCCGATACCGGCACACCTTGACCCGCAGCAAGCCCGCCGTGATCCCCGAGGGCATGCGCTGGTGCCGGTGCCACTGGGGCAACGGCAAGGGCGAGGTCTTGCCGTCCAATCTGTTCGGCGCCCAGGTCAGTAACAACATCTGTGCTGCGTGTGATCGGGAAGCGCAACGAGCCCAGCGAAACCGCCGGAATGGTTTCGTGCGGCCGACGCGCACGGTGCTGGAATTCCCCGACGACGCCTACAACGTCAAGTCCGCGTTCCAGCCTCTGGACTTCGGCCCACCGACCGCCCAGGTTGCGGCCGAGATCGTCGAGCGCATCGCGTCGTACGAAGAATACCGAATCGCTGTCGAGCGCTATGGTCGACCGTGGACCCCGATATCGTCATGGATGTCCACCTGCAATGAGGCGTAAGCCATTGTCCTCATTCATTTTTTTATAGGAACGCACAAGGTAGACCCATAAGCGATTCGGATCACCGAGAAGGCTATGGCTTGACGCCAAGATCGAAAGCCAAGAGCGCAATGGTTATGTGCCGGTCCTTGTCCTGAGGCAGCGAGAACGTATAGCTATCGCTCGTCTCGTCGAGCCGTACCGGCCCGTTAACGTAGTTGACGTGCGTTTTCACCAATTCGCGCATCTTGGCGACCACGCCTGAAAAGCCCGCGTTTCGATTGAACATGACGATGGCGGTCCTCGTATCGCGCCAAGACAGATAGCCGAGAAGTTGGTCAATTGTGGCAATGAAGCGCTTCTCCCCGCCCCAGATTTTGAACTCTGCCACAAAGATGTTCCCGGTCTCGTGACGGATCAAGATATCGGTCTTGCCGGTGACGTTGAAGGCTTCCCCGGTCGCATTGCCGAAATGCGCATTGAGCGGCACGAGGAACATGTCTCGCAAGCTTTCTTCGTCAAGACTGCGCGTCCTAGATGAACTCTGCTCGATGCTTCGGCCCGCCCCACGAACAATGCCGAGGATGTTCTCATAGACGGCTTTGTCGAGCGTCGGCTCAGGAGGCCGCGAAGGCTTCATC
This genomic window from Variovorax paradoxus contains:
- a CDS encoding site-specific integrase; translated protein: MAKVQNIPGLYPRNRTYWLRIVCPLELQPLNGGKRLSFHASLGTTDPGEARVRAIAKRSEFERLWHTQRHQLAPPKLATIPAALREVIAQAVYASEMAADQAERLEKSRAVRMTYGVRVGYVEEDDLNPEGFAAHAIEQLHGQDEIPAPVSKLAPLSPVVRAARDALNKRRVEFVAGAIASGDLLAVLPIAEAAARHLGLSIDWESDDGVATLHAALNGYARARTGAVQKDAGAVVETPAMPTPVAVPQETPRTPQAVKMLRDVVPLWMQRARPGRDGQERTERALRLLEKSGQNYPLKSMTKAHGFALQAWLLDNDARGFGDKTAHNYAGCLLALLNIAVRADLIDKNPWPDLADFEVKGSKKREDFTDEELKKLFGSKLFTEGQWPVVQGIDPQDAYYALLLSLWCGARISEIAQLETADVMVENGIDLFRIHAEAEGSKVKTEESRRKVPISAECIRLGFLEFVQARQDAGDTKLFPTFHKGGKVASGDVFGEWMRVYREAVGTPPGVLNGHHKFRHTIRSRLAAFDVGVEKGDALTGHAARGSSGRTAYTHVKPEEVRVSLNRVTFPFELHRVYQRRQA